The genome window acggtgttgggtagcctctgtcgcttctactaccctggcatggtggagctcaatggcgagaggttcgcggctatgcagtgggccgactggggtctaaaggactatatccagccaggggagtcaggggaaagcagtagcggagggggaagttcggaacaaaaacgaaggacttgttaggtggctgtgtgggatgagttctgggtgagtttactttcgtatataagcaattcactgaattattgcttctcctaatcttactttaacttaacttctccattgatatgtaggggaggttccaattgccggatgacattgaggatgatcaggctcagtgggcacgtgtgaagaggcactttcggaagtgcgctgataaggtaatcaaggatgccatgtacaatgctcgcatcgcggccgtcaactactactacaagaagataaaggggcagaaaatgagcaaagcattaggggccaatgagatctacctcacagaggagcagtacctcgAGAGCGTTttggattggctggcgaaggacatggaagcctggaggtggttggctaagagatgggcgtcgcctgagtggattgcagagtccaacaagcaccgtgccaaccgtggcactgaaggaccggggcacaggtacggggtcgatggacaccttggtaccgcacgccgcatggtaagtatataaatgaaacttgtatgttacatctattacaattctatggtttaactcttctttttcatgcaggaagctgaaagtggagttgctccaagttttatggaggtttacgtccgtggtcaccgtggccctgatccggcgaaccctgatgagctatgcagcgaggcggcaagggagaaaatggtaaacaagtttgtatttacgaattaaattgcatgttttgtgtctaactccaattctaactttctttgcagaatgcatatggggaggaaatgactcaacgccatgggcctgctttcgactggatgcattcagacttagatgcctcggcgttgtaccacagtggtggggggtagaaagcatggcaggtgaggtggttgtctttgattcgacaatttcattaacaagaatgtgtccacttaatggctcaactatgtgtatcatgcaggtttgcctttggcaccggcgttgtggagtacaacaggacaataggtcaagggaaggcatcgtcttcggcagggagttctcgcttctccaagtctgctcgagaggctcagctggaggaggagactcgggcaacacaggagcaggctcgagtagcacaggagcaggctcgagcagcgcaggagcaggtcgaacagctgacgcagtatatgacttattattttcaggtaattcgtctatctcatcacgtgtcattgaattcaaagtataatgttgcaattctaacgtttcatccatttgcaggaaatgactactcgactcggccctgatatgaacttgcccgcttttcgccctccccaagtaacactatctgaacacttcaattccatagcaactcttttttattatcaaaaatggctcgcaggcacaaggatggggacagtggccaggacaagctccagcgtcgcagccacagtggactggtgttgggtggacgcaggcacctccaggcacttggacgcctccaccaccccaaggatcgcagccagtcccgggatgggtgccactggtcttccagccaccggcgggctctcagccatttcaagcgtggatggcaccgccaccgacggggtgggtgccaccacctcaggggtggccagcacaacagtacccgtggatgcatgcgcagcctcctcatcaccatggatcacaagtgacattccatgtttagttttatgcaaatattgaccaaacacaaccttatttgaatgattgatgaattgcagggttcagcgtcacatgctcagggatcggagggtgctgtcaacgtccaagacttcctcgtccatggttctggagggagtggccaccaacctggtggcggaggagggagtggccaaaactcccatagcccgccggagtgagtagtgactttgtttatggactatgtatggatatgtatagactttattatggatgtgattatgctattgaaactatgtatggactatatatggactatgtatggaatatgtttgaaacaattatgtaattgcttgtgaatgttgtttgtgaaaactgtattgtttgtgaAATATGTATATGTGATTGTGTATATGTTTATTTTTCTGTGAATTAATAAAAGGtgtagaaaaatctgttttttgggggggggtatcatgaattttcgtcggcctgggtggtggccgacgaaaatacgtgcccagatattttcgtcggccactacctagggccgacgaaaattatgttcctattttcgtcggccaccgaggccgacgaaaatagtcagccgaccaactattttcgtcggccttggggaggccgacgaaaataagacgttttcgtcgaacttattttcgacggctattttcgtcggtttaggcttatttttgtgggtttttggcccacgaaaatttaggcgtttcctgtagtggcactgcttcgagaatcgccggatgtagtcccggagagactctcccggctgctggcggcagcttcggagatcccaggagttcccagggcgcacgtacgtgccctggaagttgccggcgaaagcttggaccaggtcgtcccagttggagatctgccccggaggcaggtgctccagccaggctcgagcggtgtcggagaggaacagggggaggttgcggatgatgaggttgtcatcgtccgttccacccaggtggcaggccagccggtagtccgcgagccacagttccggcctcgtctccctcaagtactttgtgatagtagtcgaggttcggaaccgggtcgggaacggtgcccgtcgtatggcccggctgaaagcctgcggaccgggtggttcgggcgagggactctgatcctccccgctgtcgtagcgtcccccacgcctggggtggtagcctcggcgcaccttctcgtcgaggtgagttcgacggttgcggtgatggtgcttgttgccgaggcggctcggggccacaggcgctgtgttgcgcgtgcgcccggtgtggaccgaggcttcccgcatgaatcgggaagtcgcgacgcgatgttccgaggggtacccctgccgtcgggaggcggagctttcggcccgttggaccgcggcatcctccaggagattcttgagctctccctggatacgccgcccctcggtggttgatggctccggcatcacgcggagaagtattgccgctgcagccaggttctggccgaccccactggaagccgatggcggccttgccctgacatcgtcggcgatgcagtgctggatgccctggggtagatgacgcgcttctccggccggaggttggcccgcccattcctgcccgatgtcccggcggaacggctcaagcgttcctgctccctcgtcgagtctggcctgcatctcgcggatttgctcgagctgtgagtcatGACCCCCCACCGGGACAGGgatcacagctagctcccgaaggatgtcaacgcgaggcgcaggcctagggggatcaccgttttccggtataccaagatggttgccttcgctgggaccccctagatcgacgtggaaacattcacgacttgggccgcagtcctcgtcgccgaggttgcggctaccgtcggaacaatcggagaggcagtagtcgcatgcggtcatgaagtcccgcatggcactggggttaccaagtccggagaaatcccaacaaaagtcgggctcgttatcttcctcggaacccgagggcctgtaggtcgagacggctatcagccggtcccagggcgaccgcatacgataccccggagggtttggactcgcctctatgaaagcgtccaccaaagcgagatcgcttggtgggtcgaggctgaatccaaaaggcacgagatgggaatcggtcggtacctcttggtcaacgggcggtgacgaagtcacgtcaggggtagactgcaccgtcgtctcaggtatgagggtgacgcccagcaagttttTTGCGAGCATGCCGGCGTCGtctgtccgcttggagttggcgtgttgtgggaaaacggcgctcgtcttcgtctcagacgcgaagtcgatgcccgacgtgtcccccgttggggcaccggcgccgtcgactcgctcaacagccgacgaggtgccgcctcctgcttggccttggttgccccgcctcctcctccgtcgcgggggaggggacgggacaaatccgaatgttgttcttccgccacgtggggaagacgtcgtcgattccgccgccggtgggcgggttgtcggccgacaTTGTCGCTGtcacacggcgggggaaggagtatcatgtcgtagctgccgttgagggacatgaactcaagactcccgaaacggagcaccgtcccgggctggaaaagttgctggagactgcccatctggagcttgacgggaagatgttcgtcaacacgcagcaggcccctacctggtgcgccaactgtcggcgttttgaccccggggggtccctggaccgacgagtaaattgtcgccgcgtgccccagcccagatgggtcggcgcgagacggagcgcgaaggggggagaaagctggagggagacaggcgtaaaaggggaaacccgcggccttcgtgtttgtcccgcgcccaggtcgggtgcgcttgcagtagggggttacaagcgtccacgcgggagggagcgagaggcttacgcgagcgtcgtcccgtccttccccgcgcggccaaccctctgtaagatggccctggaccttccttctatcggcgtaaggagagggtccaggtgtacaatgggaggtgtagcagtgtgctaacgtgtctagcagagaagagctagtgccctaagtacatgccgtcatggcagccggagaggttttggcaccctgttcgtgtggtgtcgtggccgtcggaggagcgttggagcctggcggaaggacagctgtcggggctgtcgagtccttgttgacgtctccttgcttccgtaagggggctgagagctgccgtcgtcatggagcatgcggggcgccatcattagttgtttaccggggcgagccagatgggacgctggtcttgttccccgtagcctgagttagcttggggtagggtaatgatggcgcctcctgtgacgtggtcggtccgagccctgggttgggcgaggcggaggctcctccgaggtcgaggtcgagtctgtcttccgaggccgaggtcgagtccgagcccctgggtcgagcgaggcggagaccgtcggctgaggctagggctgagtccgagccctgggtcgggcgaggcggagttcgtcgtcttctggggctaagcccgagtccgagccctgggtcggacgaggcggagttcgtcgtcttctagggccgagcccgagtccgagccctgggtcgggcgaggcggagttcgtcgtcttccggggccgagcccgagccctgggtcgggcgaggcggagttcatcgtcttccggggccgagcccgagtccgagccctgggtcgggcgaggcggagcttcctatggcgcctgaggccggacttggccgctgtcagcctcactctgtcgagtggcacagcagtcggagcggcgcgggcggcgctgtccttttgtcaggctggtcagtggagcggcgaaatgactgcggtcacttcggctcagtcgactgaaaggcgcgtgtcaggataaggtgtcaggccacctttgcattaaatgctcccgcgatacggtcggtcgttgtggtgatttggccaaggttgcttcttggcgaagactgggcctcgggcgagccgaaggtgtgtccgttgcttgagggggtcctcgggcgagacgtaactcctgcggggtcggctgcccttgcccgaggctgggctcgggcgaggcgagatcgtgtcccttgagtggaccgagccttgacttaatcgcacccatcaggcctttgcagctttgtgctgatgggggttaccagctgagattaggagtcttgagggtacccctaattatggtccctgacactggtatactagccgtgctcacggtcatgagcagctcggaccctcacatgattaacttatggaattaaattcaatttatcatttgcatcacattgggattattttattattacttttatttattattactatggtttggtatttacataCACTtattaactgctaataaaatttgaccaacttataaaagcaatgctcagcttcaatctttagtttgttgatcagccttacacttcacatgaacacccacctttggtgagttcatgcacattattccccacaacttgttaagcTATGAATGTATCTGAGCTCAtctttgctgtctcacaccccccacaggagaagaacaggtggttcaagtggagcctccCAACGAGGAGTTCGAGACTTAATCtacgtggcgtctcccagttagcTTTATGGCGCTAGGGAAAtaagatttagttcgttttatatttatcatttattttttaagacttccgctatgtaataagtacattcatgatatttatgacatttatctatatgcactctgttattatatgtgttgttctttcttggcgcatatatgagatgcacacggctttatcccttaaaatcCGGGTGACACCGTCTCAGTAACCAACTGGTTTCCGACCGATTGAATTTAAAAAATGAACGACATTCCTCTCTTGTATTGACTGCTAACTATGATTAAATGTCATATGATCATAAAGATTAAAATCTAATGTCCTTTAACCAACGGATGGAGTGCCACTAAAGTCGCGGCCAAATTCCATGTTTACCGCCCGAACGTTGACCATCTGAATTACGAACAATGTAATGTCCCCTACCATCCAATTTTCTACCAGAACCAAGACGAAAAGGTATATGAGAAGATAATCTTTCGAAAACAGAATGCCTCTGCGGAGTTTTTCAAAAGGAAACACCCCTCGGATCAAATTTGCTCAATGGAATAGAATTAGGTCCTATATGAACCTTAGATTTAACTGCATCAGCATAAGACATgtgatttctgatttttcttaccAACGATAGACCAGGATGATTCCTGGTCCCGGCAAAACAGGCTAAATTCACGATTCCAATTTGGACCACCTTTATTCCAAAGATGAAAATAACACTTGAACTCATCACATTCAACAGATTTATTCCAACAGATGAAGAAACCAACACTTTTGGAGAAAACCGAAAATCTGAAAACCCGATTGGCGAGCTAAACAATCTTGGAAGATCCATCATGACCACCAATGACCGATTGAATAAGCAATCCCACAAACTCACAGGAAAGCCACCACTTGCATCTCTCATAGGaaacaacaagaaaaaaaaatacTTAGGAACATTACCCGGGATATAGTTGATAGGCGAATGCAGTTCATTCCATAACGCCGCCTGGAGAACAAGACAAGGAAGGAAATCCAACCAACAACGAAATCTAGAGCACTCCGAGTTGACGTCGCGACATCCTTTCCTTTTTCTCGCCCTctcctgctctctctctctctctctcatttttcTCTAATTCAAAGGAAAATTAGATCATAAAGTTTCTTTCTCGCtactgatgttgaagatgattgCTTGCATTTGTGTTGTCGTACTTTCTCTTCCATGTTGATGATGAGCCTTCTAGTGTTAGGCATTTTTGAGACGAAGGCTAAAATATAATGGTTGAACTTGTGTCATTAACGAAGAAATTGCAAATTTCTCGAGAGAGGGCAAGAGAGAAAGAGAGCATCAAAGATTAAATCAAACCATACTACATTGTAAGCCTGTGAAGGACCGAGGCGACTAGAGACGGTGAATGAGAGACAATCAAATTTTACTGCTTAAATATGAATTTAAGCACTTCACTTCAATTGCGATGAAGAAAGTGTTGAAACTAAAATCATATCAACAAATCAGTGATTTCATATTTTAGAAATGTTCCTAATACAAATAAGATACCAGAAAAACAAATGGATAGCAAACCGGACACCGAAAAGTCTGAATCGGTCCAAAACTGTGTCGTGAAAAGTGCTCATTTTAGCAGCACGAAATTCTATTCTCGAATGCAAAACTGAACCAAATGAATTCTAATTAAAATGAAATTTTGCACACAACTATACAACTATGTTTCTAAGGTCTCCACAAATTTTGAGTTCAATCGGACTTGTGAACCAACCGCATATCGGATAATACGAACAGCATTGGGATTTTATTGAACGAACTCAAAACAAGATCAGCTAAGATCGCAACAACAAACTACACCAATAGTGCGTAAGAAGTGATCCTAAGAGTATATCTCACCCACCAACAAATCTCAACAACCGAAACACAAGAACTCAATGGTTCTTCTCAAATTTTCAAGAGAAGGGAAGGAAAGGACTCAAGAACACAAGACTTAAAAAAATTCAGCATGGGAACAAACTGAGATTGAAGCCAATCGAAAGTTTTGGGTCGTACTGGCGACACTTCCTCGGATTAAACTTGCAGATCGCAAGCACAGTCGACTGTTATAAAATCACTGCGGATCCCTCGGCTCAACTGGTGActacctagagagaaaactaggagTTCTAAAACAAGAAGCCTAAACAAATGACAGTCAAAATATACTGAACTAACCAACtctcccctctatttatagagggttatttctATTTCCTACAATATCCCTATTTACATAGATTCTATCCACTTACACCAACTCATAGGTTTTCGATCCGACAGCCACTCGCTTCACACAAAGTTGTTTCGCTTTGACGCACTCTTCAATGTGACGCCACGTGCCGCCACCTGTTCCCTCCAAAACCGCCGCTACCGAGTTTTGAGGtccaaactcagcaaaacccgcCATCGGTGGttgaggcccaaaccaccaaaccgTTGTGAGTATCGCACCGCGTGCGCGTCTCCCACCTCCTAGACACGTGTCCCGCCCGTCCTCGACTGCGTCGGCAACATGGTCCCTTCCGCCAAGTCCTCACGCGAGTGTGTGTCCTAGATGTCAGATAGCACGGCTGGTCACCCGTCTGCTCCGGTTCATCTGCCAAGACCCAGCCCTCGTACATGACATTCACCTCAGTCGTCGACCACCGTCTCTGTGCTCCAgacctgcacaccacaagccgaCCAAAATGATTGCacatacataatcttacatttagtcAGCCACTGATAACCCCATAGTGCTACCCGTTGGCAATCACTCATCAACTGGAATCACAAAGAACAAATCAATCTTGTGTTCGCAGCCTGTAAATCATTAGCTAATATATGTCTTCCTGTGTCTCTCATGATAATATATTTCTGAACCATATGCAAGAATGCCACGTTCCAGTTTCCCCTAATTAAACTGGTCCGATCCTCCGATGACCAAGTAGGTGTTCCTGATCAATATTATTACACACAGGCGACGACAGAAAGTCCAAATAAATAAAAGTACTAGAATACGATGTGCAGCGCGCGCTTATTCAGTCTCTCACTGCACCATTATATTTAGTGAGCGGCCGGCTCCGACCCCTACTTGCTGCCGGAAGGACCAGCACAGTTGGAAGAGGGAACGCTGTAAGGACTGGCATCATCGTCCTTTGATGTATCAGCACCGTCGGAAGGGATGGCAGTGTTGGAAGGACTGCTGGCAGCAGCTTCATGGGAAGAAGGACCGGCAGCAGCCCTATTCGAAGGCCCAGCACCGCTGTTGCCGCCCCTCTCGTTCTCCTGCATTCCTTTGTTGATCACGTCGTAAAGCTCCGCCTTCTCGCGCTTGTACATTTCCATCTTCTGCTTCACGGCGAACAGCCCCCTCGGGCCAACCCTAGCCGCAGTCTGCTGGAGCTTCGTGATCTTCCTGTTGATGCAGTTGACCTGGTGGTACGTAGTGGGGCATCATGCATGTCATCGATCAACAACAACCAAATCAAACGACGTGGATGATGAACGagctacgtacgtacgtacgtaccctGCGCGAATACAGCCGATACGTAGCGTCTTTTTGGCAAAGGCGTCTGAACGCCGATGAGGATCCAAGCTTCGGTTCGTTAGCGGAAGCTTCGCCGCTCATCTGCAGGTACGTCGACGTCGTATCCTCctgagccgccgccgccggcatCTTGGAAAGCGACTTGCTCTCCTTCCTCTCGAGCTCGGTCTGGCGGAGCTGCTCCACCAGGCTTGGGTACAGCAACACATTGGCACCGGACTCTGGATCGTACGGCTCAACGAGGGAAGACTCGAGTATTTCTGGCTGGAACCCTTCCCATTTGAACGCAGCAAATACGGCTCCGGCATCCTTGCTACCGTCTTGCTTCCGCGAGATCACTGCAGATCGAGGGGCAGCTGCTCGTTCAGCCCCCTCTGCAGGAGCATCGGTGGCTTCTTGTTCCTGCGGCGCCGTCACCGCAGGCACAGGGATTGCTGCCTCCGCAACCCTAGGAGCATCCGTGTTTTCTGCCTGTTCCTGCTGCGTGACTGCTTCAggcgctgctgcttccgctacGGTGGTTTGTTGTTGTTCCTGCGGCGTGATCCCCGGCGGCTGAGCAACTACGCATGCATGCGATAACAATGGCATTACGACTAGGGCATCAGGGTTTTCAATTTACAGGAAGCATGGGCATGAATGGCCTATATATTTTTGAAAGAAAAATGGCATATATATATGTACATCAGAATTTCGACCCTCACCAGTTGTTGCAGCAGGGGCGGCTGAGAGTATGCTGTTCAACATATTGACCTCGAGCCCCATATGCGCATGGTGGTGGTGGCTCGCTGGTGGCGGCGCGGGGGTGACGACGGCGTTGGTGGTGGTGTATTCCGCCGCCGCAGCACTGTCGTAGCTAGAGTGCATCTGCCCGCTGTTTCTTTTCATCATCTCCACGCTGCGCGCTATAAAATTGTGAACCCACACGTGGTTGCGCCTGCGGAGACTGAAACAAAAGGGATGCAACACCAGATTAATTGAGATCGTTCTTTATAGTATATATATACAATAATACAGCCGTTAATTGTTGTGTTTGAGACACTTACTCATGGTGCAGCAGTTGGTCCGTATGGAAATGGCCATCTGCGCCGATGGACATGCGATCGACGATCGCATGCTGGAAAACCATCCCCGGCTCCGATGCATGCACCGTGAAATGCATCCTCCACCTCTCTGCATAAATGTGTGTTGAGAAATCTGAGAACGAAATGTGTGTCGTTGGCCGGGGTGAATTGGTGTAGAATTTAAACTACATGGGTTCATAGGCATAATACAAATGAGCTCTAGAGAAATTAATCGGAGTTGGACAACGACACACTTCCTTATAATTACCATCTTGACGCACAACCTCCCGGACTGAGTGGCACCGGGAGCAGTCGAGTTGGCCGCGGACGATTGGCCGGAACCAGACGTCCTCCTTCACAGGGTACACGTCGTTGATGAGCGCAGCCGCACCACCGCTGCTCTCCCCGCGTTCAAGGTTCCTGACGACAGCCGCAAGCTCTGCCTGCCCATTGTTGACGAGCTGTTCGTACAGCGAAGGGCTCGGGCGATGAGGGTGGGGGATGACGCCGCCATCGGCGAGCAGCATCTGCATGTTACGCTCGAccaaagaggcttcgtcggccccgcCGTCGCAGAGCATCGTCGTCGGTTCCGCAAAGCCGCCGCCGCCATACGCATGACGACGATGCATCTCGGGGGGCAGCATTTGATGACTCGGCTGCTGGATGTCGTTGTTGTCTATGGCCATCGGCTGGTGGTACTCTACGTCCAGCATGGCGGATGATGGCTGGTAGTTCCCGGCAGCGGCGTCGACGATGGGCGCCGCCGGCACAGGGAGGCCGAAGTCGGGCGCCGCGTTTAGCGTCGTCTCCAGCGCCGGGTGTCCCTGGAACTCGGTGGTCGTCAGCGCGTGGACGCCAAAATCCGGCGCCACTGTCGTCGTCAGCGACTGGTGGAGCGCGGGGTGACCGTGGAATCCAGTTACCGGCGCCTGCTGGAGGCCAAGATCCGGCGCCACTGTCAGCGTCTGTGGTGGTGCCGGGAGGCCCTGGCCGCGGCCTGATAAATCCGGCGCCGCGTTACTCAGCGTCTGTGGCGCCGCCAGCTGGTGGCCCTGGACATGATCGGTGGTATGGCGGAGCCCCACTCCAGTGCGCTCCGGTTCAGACAAGGGGAACATGTGAGCCTCCGGGCTAGGGCAATGCAGGAAGCGGCCGACGTCGCCATCGGCATCGTATGGCTCGTCGGACATGGGTTGCAGCGGTGTCTGACGATCACCGGAGGTTGGCGGCGCATGTAGAGGCCAAGAGGGTGTGCGTGGGAGCGGGGAAGATGTCGGATTTGTGCAGCAGTGAAACGCCTGGCCATGGACGGTGGCGGCGAGCGAGAGGGGTATTTGTGTTTTGTACGACGACGCCAAGGGGCGCGCGGCGGTTGGCGGGGTTTTTACGCGCGCGCGCGACGGGGCGCGACGGTTGGCGGCGGCACCGGTTCGCATGCGCGCGCCACTGTCACACACTCACACTGTCACGTGCCGGGTTTGAGTTTGGGCGCGGTTTGTTTGTAGCCATCAGATGCGCATCGAACCGTGCCGGGTGGAGGCAACCGTATGCATGCCGGGGACTTGGGGACACCGAACACGCGTTGCCACTTGC of Zea mays cultivar B73 chromosome 8, Zm-B73-REFERENCE-NAM-5.0, whole genome shotgun sequence contains these proteins:
- the LOC103635716 gene encoding uncharacterized protein, giving the protein MSDEPYDADGDVGRFLHCPSPEAHMFPLSEPERTGVGLRHTTDHVQGHQLAAPQTLSNAAPDLSGRGQGLPAPPQTLTVAPDLGLQQAPVTGFHGHPALHQSLTTTVAPDFGVHALTTTEFQGHPALETTLNAAPDFGLPVPAAPIVDAAAGNYQPSSAMLDVEYHQPMAIDNNDIQQPSHQMLPPEMHRRHAYGGGGFAEPTTMLCDGGADEASLVERNMQMLLADGGVIPHPHRPSPSLYEQLVNNGQAELAAVVRNLERGESSGGAAALINDVYPVKEDVWFRPIVRGQLDCSRCHSVREVVRQDERWRMHFTVHASEPGMVFQHAIVDRMSIGADGHFHTDQLLHHDLRRRNHVWVHNFIARSVEMMKRNSGQMHSSYDSAAAAEYTTTNAVVTPAPPPASHHHHAHMGLEVNMLNSILSAAPAATTVAQPPGITPQEQQQTTVAEAAAPEAVTQQEQAENTDAPRVAEAAIPVPAVTAPQEQEATDAPAEGAERAAAPRSAVISRKQDGSKDAGAVFAAFKWEGFQPEILESSLVEPYDPESGANVLLYPSLVEQLRQTELERKESKSLSKMPAAAAQEDTTSTYLQMSGEASANEPKLGSSSAFRRLCQKDATYRLYSRRVNCINRKITKLQQTAARVGPRGLFAVKQKMEMYKREKAELYDVINKGMQENERGGNSGAGPSNRAAAGPSSHEAAASSPSNTAIPSDGADTSKDDDASPYSVPSSNCAGPSGSK